Proteins co-encoded in one Sandaracinaceae bacterium genomic window:
- a CDS encoding DUF4240 domain-containing protein: MDEPKFWELIDASRARCKPSSTDPTDQQGAILVELLAELPATEVAEFDQIFRRLHAAAYTWDLWAAAYIIEGGCSDDGFIDFRSGLIGLGRKVYEDAVRDPETLASQPARGVDFSNEQLMYAAMEAYESLVHDELPIYEGRQPAEPAGKPWDEESVNEKYPALARKFAGG, translated from the coding sequence ATGGACGAACCGAAGTTCTGGGAGCTGATCGACGCGTCTCGGGCGCGATGCAAACCGTCGAGCACGGATCCGACCGATCAACAGGGCGCCATCCTCGTGGAGCTGCTCGCCGAGCTACCGGCGACGGAGGTCGCAGAGTTCGACCAGATCTTCCGGCGTCTCCACGCCGCGGCTTACACGTGGGACCTCTGGGCAGCGGCCTACATCATCGAAGGCGGCTGCAGCGACGACGGGTTCATCGACTTTCGCTCGGGGCTGATCGGTCTGGGCCGGAAGGTCTACGAGGACGCCGTGCGCGATCCGGAGACGCTCGCCTCGCAGCCCGCCCGCGGTGTCGACTTCAGCAATGAGCAGCTGATGTACGCGGCGATGGAGGCCTACGAGAGCCTCGTCCACGACGAGCTACCGATCTACGAGGGGAGGCAACCCGCCGAGCCCGCCGGCAAGCCGTGGGATGAGGAGTCGGTGAACGAGAAGTACCCCGCGCTCGCGCGCAAGTTCGCCGGCGGTTGA
- a CDS encoding alpha/beta fold hydrolase codes for MTARVVVEPERRGRTRLPSGRHLGWSEWGPADGRPVLFCPGAGASSRLGFGADVLERLGARLIGLDRPGLGHSDPAPGRELIDWAGDVVALQRARALSSPVIVGFSQGAPFALACAARGDVSAAAIVSGGDEIAAPAHASALPDELRALVEQAATDPDGAEAMFRQLNAAQLHAMVRSMTGDADRLVYSEPDFDAALRRAMEEGFAQGADGYARDTLLAMRRWSFDPAEITVPVHLWYGELDTSPVHSPDLGLSLAARIPGARRTVVPGAGGAILWTEAERILADLLAHR; via the coding sequence ATGACCGCGCGCGTCGTCGTGGAGCCGGAGCGGCGGGGTCGGACGCGGCTGCCGAGCGGGCGCCACCTCGGGTGGTCCGAGTGGGGTCCGGCGGACGGCAGGCCCGTGCTCTTCTGCCCGGGCGCCGGCGCGAGCTCGCGCCTCGGCTTCGGCGCCGACGTGCTCGAGCGGCTCGGGGCCCGACTCATCGGCCTCGACCGCCCGGGCCTCGGCCACTCCGACCCCGCGCCCGGCCGCGAGCTGATCGACTGGGCGGGAGACGTCGTCGCGCTGCAGCGGGCGCGCGCGCTCTCGTCCCCGGTCATCGTCGGCTTCTCCCAGGGCGCGCCGTTCGCCCTCGCCTGCGCCGCGAGGGGCGACGTCAGCGCGGCCGCGATCGTCTCCGGCGGCGACGAGATCGCCGCGCCCGCCCACGCCTCCGCCCTCCCCGATGAGCTGCGCGCGCTGGTGGAGCAGGCGGCCACCGACCCGGACGGCGCCGAGGCCATGTTCAGGCAGCTGAACGCCGCGCAGCTGCATGCCATGGTGCGGTCGATGACCGGCGACGCCGACCGACTGGTCTACTCGGAGCCCGACTTCGACGCGGCGCTGAGGCGCGCGATGGAGGAGGGCTTCGCCCAGGGCGCCGACGGCTACGCCCGCGACACCCTCCTCGCCATGCGGCGCTGGTCCTTCGACCCGGCCGAGATCACCGTCCCCGTCCACCTCTGGTACGGCGAGCTCGACACCAGCCCCGTGCACTCACCGGACCTCGGCCTGTCGCTCGCGGCGCGCATCCCCGGCGCCCGCAGGACCGTCGTACCCGGCGCGGGCGGCGCCATCCTCTGGACCGAAGCGGAGCGGATCCTCGCGGACCTCCTCGCGCATCGCTGA
- a CDS encoding DUF4259 domain-containing protein: MGAWGMAPWDNDSAADWFGDLFEAAPLAQFVEETLRRDARASPDQVRAAAALLVMLGRTYVWPRKALEGHLSLAIAQMKIVREAHQGDPEWEAAVDSELAVLEARLANDPSAPSPPRPSGWERFWSR, from the coding sequence ATGGGCGCGTGGGGAATGGCACCGTGGGACAACGACAGCGCCGCGGACTGGTTCGGTGATCTCTTCGAGGCCGCGCCGCTCGCTCAGTTCGTCGAAGAGACGCTGCGACGCGATGCGCGCGCCAGCCCCGACCAGGTGCGCGCGGCCGCCGCGCTGCTCGTGATGCTCGGCCGCACGTACGTCTGGCCACGCAAGGCGCTCGAGGGCCACCTCTCGCTCGCCATCGCGCAGATGAAGATCGTTCGCGAAGCGCACCAGGGAGACCCGGAGTGGGAGGCGGCGGTGGACTCCGAGCTCGCGGTGCTCGAAGCGCGCCTCGCGAACGACCCCTCCGCACCTTCGCCTCCCCGCCCGAGCGG